The following DNA comes from Amycolatopsis solani.
CGTTCCTGAACTCGCTGCCGTGATCGTGGCGGTGTGCCCCGCCACCCGAGGTGGGGCACACTGCCTGACGTGGTGAAACGCGACTCCGTGCTGACGCGTGTCGTCCGGATCTTCGAGACGTTCGAACCGGACGCGCCCGCGCTGCGTGTCACCGACATCGCGCGGGGCGCCGGGCTGCACGTCGCGACGGCGTCGCGGCTGATCGAGGAGCTGGTCGGGCACGGCTGGCTGCGGCGCGACACCGATCGGAGGGTGCGGGTGGGCGTCCGCCTGTGGGAGCTGGCCTCGCGCGCTTCCCCGACGCTGGGGCTGCGCGAAGCGGCGATGCCGTTCATGGAGGACCTGCACGCCGTCGTCGGGCACCACACGCAGCTCGCCGTGCTGGAGGACCGCGAAGTGCTGTTCGTCGAGCGGCTTTCCGCACCAGGGGCGGTCGTGAACGTGACGCGCGTGGCCGGGCGGCTGCCGCTGCACGCGTCGTCGTCCGGGCTCGTGCTGCTCGCCCACGCACCCGCCGAGCTGCAGGAACAAGTGCTGGCGGGCCCGCTGGAAGCCTTCCGGCGCACGACGTTGACCGAGCCCGCGCGGCTGCGGCGGTTCCTCGCCGACGTCCGGCGGGACGGCTACGCGTACTGCGCGGGCTTCATCGACGAAGAGACCACGGGGATCGCCGTCCCGCTGCGGGGACGCGGTGGCGACGTCGTCGCCGCGCTGTCGGTGATCGTGCCCAATGACGACTCCGCGCGGATGCAGATCCCGGCGTTGCGCGCGGCGGCCCGGGGGATTTCGAGGATGCTCTCTCATTGAATGAGAGTCCGGTGGTGGTCGCCGGGCGCGCGGGAGATGCTCGGAGCTCTCCCCGCGAAAGGACGTTCCCGTGCGCACCCAGGTCGCCATCGTCGGCGCCGGCCCGGCCGGGCTGCTGCTGTCCCACCTGCTCGGCCTCGAAGGCATCGACTCGGTGCTGCTCGAACGGCAGACCGCCGACTACGTCCAGGCGCGCATCCGTGCGGGCATGCTCGAGGCGGGCACGGTCGGCCTCCTGCGCGAGACCGGGCTCGGCGCCCGGCTCGACGTCGAGGGCATGGAACACCGGGGCATCCACCTGCAGTGGCCCGGCGAACGGCACGACCTGGACTTCGTCGACCTCGTCGGCCGGTCGGTGACGATCTACGGGCAGACCGAGATCACCAAGGACCTCATGGCGGCGCGGGAAAAGGCCGGCCGCCCGGCGTACTACTCGGCGTCCGACGTCACCCTGCACGACGTCACCGGGAAACCGCACGTCACCTTCGTGGACGTCGAAGGCACCGCCCGCCGGGTCGACGCGGACGTCGTCGTCGGCTGCGACGGCTTCCACGGGCCGAGCCGGGCGTCCATCCCGGGCGCCGAGGTGTGGGAGCGCGCTTACCCGTTCGCGTGGCTGGGTGTGCTGGCCGACGTCGCGCCGTCGGCCGACGAGCTGATCTACGCGTGGCACCCGGACGGCTTCGCGATGCACAGCATGCGCTCGCCGCGCGTGAGCCGGTTCTACCTGCAGGTGGCGCCGGACGAGGACATCGCCGCGTGGAGCGACGACCGGATCTGGGACGCGCTCGCCACGCGCCTCGGCCACCCCGGGTGGAGCCTGGGGACGGGGCCGATCACCGAGAAGAGCGTGCTGCCGATGCGCAGCTTCGTCGCGACGCCGATGCGGCACGGCCACCTCTACCTCGCCGGGGACGCCGCGCACATCGTGCCGCCCACCGGGGCGAAGGGGCTGAACCTGGCGGTCGCGGACGTCGCCCTGCTGGCGAAGGCGCTCACCGCCTCGCTCAAGGACGGCACCGACGAGCTCGTCGACGCGTACTCCGACACGGCGCTGCGGCGCGTCTGGCGCTGCACGCACTTCTCCTGGTGGATGACGTCGATGCTGCACCGCCACGGCGACGACTTCGACGCCCGGCTCCAGCTGGCCCAGCTCCAGCGCACGGTGACGTCGGTGGCTGCGGCGACCGAGCTCGCGGACAACTACTCGGGGCTTCCCCTGTAAGCACCGATTCCTTTCCGGCTCGCGCGCGGTCCATTGACCGGAAGAACGCGATCCGAGCCGCGAGGAGTCCCGAGTGCGCGTCGAAACCCCGCCCACGCCGGCGGTAACCGAGGTAGGAACAGCGAAGCGACGGTGGGTCCTGGCGATCACCTCGGTCGCTTCGATGATGGTCGTGCTCGACGCGCTCGTCGTGGCGACCGCGCTGACCGCGATCAGGGCGGGCACGGGTGCGTCGGCCGCCGAGCTCGAATGGACGGTGAACGCCTACGGCCTGAGCTTCGCCGTCCTGCTCATGACGGCCGCGGCGGCCGGGGACCGGTGGGGACGGCGGCGGGTGTTCACCGCCGGGGTGGGCGTGTTCGCGCTGGCGTCGCTGGTCTGCGCCCTCGCGCCGGACGCCGGCACCCTGATCGCCGGCCGGGTCCTGCAGGGCGCCGGCGCCGCGTTCGTCATGCCGCTCGCGCTGGCGCTGCTGGGCGCCGCCTTCCCGCCGGAGCTCCGGCCGAAGGCCCTCGGCGTCTTCGCGAGCGTGAGCGGGGTGGCGGTGCCGCTCGGGCCGCTGCTGGGCGGCGCCGTCGTGGCGGGCATCTCCTGGCCGTGGATCTTCTGGATCAACGTCCCCGTGGGCGCGGTCCTCGTCGTCCTCGCCCGCACCCGGGTCGAGGAGAGCCACGGCCCCGATCGCGCCCTCGACGGGCCGGGCCTGCTGCTGGCCGGCGCCGGTTCGTTCGGGGTGGTGTGGGGCCTGGCCCAAGTCGGCACCGCGAGCTGGGCGGGCGTCGTGGGACCGGTCGCGGCCGGGCTGGTCGCGTTCGGCGCGTTCGTCGCCTGGCAGCGGCGGGCGGCGCACCCGATGCTGCCGCTCCGGCTGTTCCGCTCGCGCCGGTTCTCGGCGGGCAACGCGGTGATCTTCTTCCACTGGGCTTCCGCGCTGGGCGCGACCTTCTTCATGGCCCAGTTCCTGCAGGAGGGGCTCGGGTACGGGCCGCTCGCCGCCGGGGCCGGGCTGGCGCCGTGGGGGCTGACCACCGTGGTCGTCCCACAGCTGGCGGGGCGCCTGGTCGGCCGGTTCGGCGAGCGGCCGTTCATCGTCGCCGGCCTGGGCGCGCACGGCCTCGCCATGCTCTGGATCGCCGTGGTCGCCGGCCCGGCGAGCACGTACTGGGCGATCGCCGCGCCGCTCGTGCTGTCGGGCACGGGCATCGCGATGTGCCTGCCCGCCGTGCAGAGCGCGGTGCTGACGTCGGCCGGGCCGCGGTTCCTCGGCAAGGCCTCCGGCGCCTTCAGCGCGATGCGGCAGCTCGGCGGCGCCTTCGGCGTGGCCGCCCTGGTCGCCGGGTTCTCGCTGGCCGGCGGCTACTCGTCACGGGCCGCGTTCGCCGACGGGTTCACCGCCGCCCTCGTGGTCAGCGCC
Coding sequences within:
- a CDS encoding IclR family transcriptional regulator; amino-acid sequence: MVKRDSVLTRVVRIFETFEPDAPALRVTDIARGAGLHVATASRLIEELVGHGWLRRDTDRRVRVGVRLWELASRASPTLGLREAAMPFMEDLHAVVGHHTQLAVLEDREVLFVERLSAPGAVVNVTRVAGRLPLHASSSGLVLLAHAPAELQEQVLAGPLEAFRRTTLTEPARLRRFLADVRRDGYAYCAGFIDEETTGIAVPLRGRGGDVVAALSVIVPNDDSARMQIPALRAAARGISRMLSH
- a CDS encoding 4-hydroxybenzoate 3-monooxygenase translates to MRTQVAIVGAGPAGLLLSHLLGLEGIDSVLLERQTADYVQARIRAGMLEAGTVGLLRETGLGARLDVEGMEHRGIHLQWPGERHDLDFVDLVGRSVTIYGQTEITKDLMAAREKAGRPAYYSASDVTLHDVTGKPHVTFVDVEGTARRVDADVVVGCDGFHGPSRASIPGAEVWERAYPFAWLGVLADVAPSADELIYAWHPDGFAMHSMRSPRVSRFYLQVAPDEDIAAWSDDRIWDALATRLGHPGWSLGTGPITEKSVLPMRSFVATPMRHGHLYLAGDAAHIVPPTGAKGLNLAVADVALLAKALTASLKDGTDELVDAYSDTALRRVWRCTHFSWWMTSMLHRHGDDFDARLQLAQLQRTVTSVAAATELADNYSGLPL
- a CDS encoding DHA2 family efflux MFS transporter permease subunit — encoded protein: MRVETPPTPAVTEVGTAKRRWVLAITSVASMMVVLDALVVATALTAIRAGTGASAAELEWTVNAYGLSFAVLLMTAAAAGDRWGRRRVFTAGVGVFALASLVCALAPDAGTLIAGRVLQGAGAAFVMPLALALLGAAFPPELRPKALGVFASVSGVAVPLGPLLGGAVVAGISWPWIFWINVPVGAVLVVLARTRVEESHGPDRALDGPGLLLAGAGSFGVVWGLAQVGTASWAGVVGPVAAGLVAFGAFVAWQRRAAHPMLPLRLFRSRRFSAGNAVIFFHWASALGATFFMAQFLQEGLGYGPLAAGAGLAPWGLTTVVVPQLAGRLVGRFGERPFIVAGLGAHGLAMLWIAVVAGPASTYWAIAAPLVLSGTGIAMCLPAVQSAVLTSAGPRFLGKASGAFSAMRQLGGAFGVAALVAGFSLAGGYSSRAAFADGFTAALVVSAVLAAAGVLAGCFVPRREPKEN